The Acidithiobacillus sp. AMEEHan genome includes a region encoding these proteins:
- a CDS encoding MFS transporter — protein MKEERVTEVHPYHQAMAGILDQAHLSSRHYRLWLLATAGPLLSGVSMMVLGISLPLLHTPFHLHPSSMGLAAASLMGGTVIGALLSGHLADRFGRRPLLIANALGLLLAGIWLSLAPNATLLLLGELVLGIAVGGDFPVGSSYISEFMPQHHRGRMLAASMALQPLGMLLSAGIALLLIDGSGTAWRWLMAWQAAIALPYFLGRWRLPESIRWLMAHGHNQIAVAELTRFAPQRATELQRMGRELGHRIHEVSKTPVAAKPAWQILFTKEYRRRSSLVTLPWFLMDMTTYGIGLFTPILLASMSFLPPDLSASQRDWVNTLHTAEVDFFLLAGAVAALWLVPRFGRMQMQIQGFWGMTLGLLLLWLATTAHWSFVALFLGFAVYNFTMTVGPNATTFILPTEMYPTQVRALGSGFAAAFAKIGATLAVFLLPILQHDLGVELLLLGLALLSLLGGILTYTFRVEGHGLTLEEHHGSLPLRSRQLEG, from the coding sequence ATGAAAGAGGAACGCGTCACCGAAGTCCATCCATACCATCAAGCAATGGCAGGGATCCTCGACCAGGCCCACCTGTCATCGCGACATTACCGCCTCTGGCTGCTGGCAACCGCCGGTCCGCTACTGAGTGGCGTGAGCATGATGGTACTCGGCATCAGCCTGCCGCTGTTACACACGCCTTTCCATCTTCATCCCAGCAGCATGGGCCTGGCAGCGGCGAGCCTGATGGGGGGCACGGTCATCGGCGCGTTGCTGAGCGGGCACTTGGCCGATCGTTTTGGCCGCCGGCCGCTGCTCATCGCCAATGCCTTGGGCCTCCTGCTTGCAGGGATCTGGCTCAGTCTCGCGCCTAACGCCACTCTTCTGCTTCTGGGAGAGCTGGTTCTCGGGATTGCCGTGGGCGGCGATTTTCCGGTAGGGAGCAGCTATATTTCTGAGTTCATGCCGCAACACCATCGCGGGCGCATGCTCGCCGCGTCAATGGCTCTGCAACCCTTGGGCATGCTGCTCAGCGCCGGGATCGCCCTGCTGCTGATAGACGGCAGCGGTACCGCCTGGCGTTGGCTCATGGCTTGGCAGGCCGCCATCGCCCTGCCCTACTTTTTGGGTCGGTGGCGACTACCCGAGAGCATACGTTGGTTGATGGCGCACGGCCACAATCAGATCGCCGTAGCGGAGCTTACCCGTTTTGCGCCACAACGCGCCACAGAATTACAGCGGATGGGCAGAGAACTGGGCCATCGTATCCATGAGGTAAGCAAGACTCCAGTCGCTGCCAAGCCTGCCTGGCAGATATTGTTTACCAAGGAATATCGTCGGCGCAGCTCACTGGTCACTCTTCCCTGGTTTCTGATGGATATGACGACCTACGGGATCGGCCTGTTCACTCCGATCCTGCTTGCCTCGATGAGCTTCCTGCCGCCGGATCTTTCGGCCTCCCAGAGAGACTGGGTCAACACCCTGCACACGGCAGAGGTGGATTTCTTTCTCCTCGCCGGCGCCGTGGCTGCCCTCTGGCTCGTCCCCCGTTTTGGACGGATGCAGATGCAGATCCAGGGTTTTTGGGGGATGACCCTGGGCTTGCTGCTGCTCTGGCTGGCGACGACGGCGCACTGGTCCTTTGTTGCGCTGTTTCTGGGCTTTGCCGTCTACAATTTCACCATGACCGTCGGGCCCAATGCGACCACCTTCATCTTGCCTACCGAGATGTATCCGACCCAGGTCCGCGCCCTTGGATCGGGCTTTGCCGCTGCCTTCGCCAAAATCGGGGCTACCCTGGCCGTCTTTTTGCTGCCCATACTGCAACACGATCTGGGCGTAGAGCTGCTCCTGCTCGGGCTGGCGCTGCTCAGTCTGCTCGGGGGAATTTTGACCTATACTTTCCGCGTGGAAGGCCACGGTCTGACTTTGGAGGAGCACCATGGAAGCCTGCCATTGCGCTCACGTCAGCTGGAAGGCTGA